A DNA window from Bdellovibrio sp. BCCA contains the following coding sequences:
- the ftsE gene encoding cell division ATP-binding protein FtsE: protein MIEFSHVYKTYPGPVHALKNVDLRIDKGEFVFLTGPSGAGKTTLFKMISAYDIATSGDVQVAGYNLLSIKDSQVPLFRRKIGVVFQDFKLLKDRTIFENVALPLQIRGDSAPAIQRRVYEVLEQVGLAHKHDQYPDYISGGEQQRTAIARAIVHQPGVLIADEPTGNLDPRLSEEIMDLLERVCAQGTTVFVATHDHEMVKRRKKRTLELRDGMIVGDSK, encoded by the coding sequence ATGATTGAATTCTCGCATGTCTATAAGACTTATCCCGGCCCGGTTCATGCTCTAAAAAATGTGGATCTGCGGATCGACAAAGGTGAGTTCGTTTTTCTAACGGGTCCCAGTGGCGCAGGTAAAACAACTCTATTTAAAATGATCTCAGCATACGATATTGCCACGTCAGGTGATGTTCAGGTTGCGGGATACAATCTTCTTTCAATCAAAGATTCTCAGGTTCCTCTTTTCAGACGAAAAATCGGCGTTGTCTTTCAAGATTTTAAACTTCTTAAAGACAGAACGATTTTTGAAAACGTTGCTTTGCCTTTGCAAATTCGCGGTGACAGTGCTCCTGCAATTCAGCGTCGTGTGTATGAAGTCTTAGAACAGGTGGGCTTGGCTCACAAACATGATCAATATCCCGATTATATTTCTGGCGGTGAGCAACAAAGAACGGCGATCGCTCGTGCGATCGTTCATCAACCAGGGGTTCTGATAGCCGATGAGCCGACGGGGAATTTAGATCCGCGTTTAAGCGAAGAAATCATGGATCTTTTAGAGCGCGTCTGTGCACAAGGAACGACGGTATTTGTTGCAACTCACGATCATGAGATGGTGAAAAGAAGAAAGAAAAGAACCCTGGAACTTCGCGATGGCATGATCGTGGGAGACTCTAAATGA
- a CDS encoding DUF481 domain-containing protein: MRLFQYVVGACVILSSLSAYSAEPFTGEAEAGAIIVSGNNDSESYNAKAKTVYTHEKNVYSAFGRYLKTTSAGTESARNWEIGARYERELTDYLGVFVGQKAESDIFNGYIQRDSTDAGLKYYLIKSDEMNWTVEAGYRYQKTLPTAGGSTHDNMGRLYTEFNKALDKTLSFKYWAEYLPNFTETDAYLANTEASLNIMLNSVFSLKLAYLLQYQNVPPASGKYTTTTTTMNLVAKF; encoded by the coding sequence ATGAGATTGTTCCAGTATGTTGTTGGTGCGTGTGTAATTTTAAGTTCTCTGTCTGCTTACTCTGCAGAGCCTTTCACGGGAGAAGCTGAAGCCGGTGCTATTATCGTGAGCGGCAACAATGATTCCGAAAGTTATAATGCGAAAGCAAAGACCGTTTATACTCACGAAAAAAATGTTTACAGCGCATTTGGTCGTTATTTGAAAACGACATCTGCTGGAACTGAAAGCGCTCGTAATTGGGAAATCGGTGCTCGCTACGAAAGAGAATTGACAGACTACCTTGGTGTTTTTGTCGGGCAAAAAGCGGAAAGTGATATCTTTAACGGCTACATCCAAAGGGATTCAACAGACGCGGGTCTTAAATATTACTTGATCAAGAGCGATGAAATGAACTGGACTGTGGAAGCCGGTTATCGTTACCAAAAAACTCTTCCTACAGCGGGCGGATCCACTCACGACAACATGGGTCGTTTGTACACAGAGTTTAACAAAGCCTTGGATAAAACTTTGTCGTTCAAATACTGGGCTGAGTATTTGCCAAACTTTACTGAAACAGATGCCTACCTTGCGAATACAGAAGCTTCTCTGAATATCATGTTGAACTCTGTTTTCTCTTTGAAGCTTGCTTACTTGTTACAATACCAAAATGTTCCGCCAGCAAGTGGCAAATACACGACAACTACAACTACTATGAACCTTGTTGCAAAGTTCTAA